The DNA segment TTATACTTACCTAGTGGGGATGAACGATTTTTCTTCTGTATCTAAATTTACCATTTTATAAAAAAAATGGCAAATCACCCTTGAGGGTGAATTTCTCAATTCTGATCCATTCACCCCTGCTGACAGTCCTGGTTGACAGGGTCTGGTTGCCAATTTGAGCCTGCAATCTCCAGAAAACGCTGAACGGTGGGAGAGGGATGAACTCGCCAGATCAGGGCGAGTTCTACGGTTGGGGTCTCCTCCTGGAGTGTCTTGTAGACCACACCCTGGCGCTGGAGATTTTGCAGGGATGCTGGAACGATCGCCACCCCCATTTCTGCTGCAACCAGGCTCACGATCGTCTGCATCTGGATAGCCTCCTGAGCAATCTGAGGGCTAAATCCGGCCTGACGACACAGACTGATGATGGGGTCATACAAACCCGGGGCTAAAGAGCGTGGAAACAAAATGAAGGACTCCTGGAACAGAGATTTAGTCGCAACGTGAGTCTGAGTTGTCAAGATGTGAGATTCGGGTAAGGCAACGATCAGGGATTCTTGAAAAATCACCGTTGAATGGATGGTGCTCCCCTTTACAGGGGGGCGTACAAAACCAATATCTATTCGTCCTTCCTGTAGCCAGCGCAGTTGTTGATCTGTGGTTAATTCTTGCAATTCCAGCGTAACGGTAGGGGTTTGGGAACGAAAGGCCCTCAGAATCGGTGGTAAAACATTGTAAGCAGCAGAGCCAACAAACCCAACCCGCAAGTGTCCAGCTTCCCCCCGGTGAGCCTGTTGCCCTAACTGAATCGCTTGTTCCAGTTGCTGCAAAATATCCTGACATCGCCCCAAGAACAGTTGTCCAGCTTCTGTCAGTTGAACCTTGCGCTTGGTTCGATAAAAAAGCTGAAATCCTAGTTCCACTTCCAGTTGACGGATCTGTTGACTGAGGGGAGGCTGGGCAATGTGCAGTCTCTCTGCGGCGCGACCAAAATGCAATTCCTCAGCCAGAATAATAAAGTAGCGCAGGTGTCGCAATTCCATAATGTTAGGCTTCAGTAATCTCCAACGTCTGATTGACCGACACAACTGCTGAAACCCTGATTGACTGACAAAACCTTTCCCGTCGGCTAGGTGAAACAGAGCAAAACCCAACAGGGTCAAGGCTTTTACCTTGGGTTTCGGACCTCAACCCCACGGACGAGATTTCCAGGGTTTCAGGGGTTGTGTCAGTCAACCAGGCTGAAACCAGGTTTCATGCTAACTTTTTGAGGGATAGGCTTGATTAAGCCCTAACATAGATCACACTTTAAACAGGCCCATCTGGAACACTTCCCCGTATTTATTAAGACCAGCTTATGGAGTCAACTCTCACTAAATCTGAGCAGAAAAAGGGGTATATTTCAAACTCCACTTTAACCTTGGTAGCTATCGCTACTACATTCTTTCCGCGTGTCTTGATTTCTTTGAAAATCCCCTCCCTGATTAACTTCCTTCACTTTGCAGCTGTTCCCTTAGCCTGTGGCTCTACACTTTTAAAATCTCGCAGCAAGGATCCAAGGCAAATTGCAACAGCCCGATCGATTCTGATCGGATTATTCCTGCTTCTGGGAACCATCTTTGCCAGTGCCTTACTGAATGACGCAGGGTTTATTAATGCTGTCCTCAGCTTTCTACTATTAGCTGAGCCTTTTATGTTGTTGCTAACTATTGTTAGTCTACCCCTGACAGCAGAAAATTTTATTCGATTTCGAACCTTGATCATTCGATTTGCCCTAACCAATATCATATTTACCTACATTCAAAGATATGTTTTCCAGCGCCATAAGCTACCTGGGCTGGAAGACAATATCACGGGCGTTTTCATTGGGCAAGGTGCAGGGCATGTCATTTCATCATCGATTTCTTTGACTTTTGCTGTTTACTATTTTGTTGGGATGAAAAGCCAACCCATCTGGCTCAGAGGGTTGATAGTTTTGATTATTTTCAATCAGGTTATTATTTCTGATACAAAGCAGGTTTTACTATCCTTTATTGTTGGTTATATGCTTTTGCATCTAATTAACATCAAAAATCCTGCAAAAACTTTAATATATCTAATTGCAGGAAGTTGTTTTATTGGCATCTTTCTTTGGGCTATCTATAACTTTGAATTCCTTAGTGGTTTCACGACCTGGATTCGCCCTGAGATCTACGGCCCAGATGGCGAAGCAACGCGACTAAAATTTGCAGCTTTCCGAATAGCTCCCCAATATTTTACCTCTCCCCTTAACTGGCTATTTGGCCTTGGTCCGGGGCATACTGTAGGCCGATTAGGAGGCTGGATGTTAGAGATCTATTGGGATTTGCTAAAACCCCTTGATGCTACGGTTCATCCTGTCAGTGTTCTTGTTTGGAGAGCAGTAGGTGAAAGTTGGCTAGGCAACCAATCCAGTATGTTTTCGCCGTTGTTTGGCTGGGCAGGAATTTGGGGAGACCTGGGGTTTGTAGGCCTAGGTGTGTACTTTTATCTTGGCTTTCTGATCTGGAATTATGTTTGTTTAGGAGAAATTGCCAAATATTTAGTCCTAACCATTTTCGTTTTTGGATGTATCTTTTCTCAGTTAGAGGAACCTAGCTATATGCTCTTTGTAGTTGCAATTATCGGCTTACAATGGCACGAACATCGCAATAAAAATCTGGTTTAATATACTAAGGATCGAAAACTAAATAAAGTAGGGGTTTGGGGGCAACGCCCCTGCACCCCAATTGTTCATCTTATTTAATTCGTGATCCTAAATCCTATGACAATATATCGACGATTTATTCTGTCACTATACTTTTTTATCCTTCTGGGCTTAATCCAGATGGATGCAGCATTTGCACAGACTGAGGGGACGGCAAAAAGAGACAAAAGACAACCCCCTGCTCAAGTTGCCGTGCAAATTGTAGTATCTGTGGTTATTCTTAAATTGATCGAAAATTGGGTTATCCCCTAATTACCCTCCAGTGGTTTCCAGGGTTGGATCTGGTCATTGCAGCAGCTTTCACGAGTATAGGGCAATGGGGGTGCGGTCTTTCCCCCAGCCTTCTTACCCAGCAATAATTTGACCCACAATCTCATTCTGCGCCTGGTTGCTTCTGCGGGCCGGTTGTAATAGGGGGAGCAGGACGGTAAAGGTGGCCCCCCGATCTTTGCCTTCGCTATGGACCTGCACCCTGCCTCCATGCAATTCCACCAAATGCCGGACGATCGCCAATCCCAGTCCCAATCCCCCATGGGAGCGGGTACTGCTGCTATCCGCCTGACGGAAGCGATCGAACACATAGGGCAGAAAATCCGGTGAAATACCGATACCGGTATCGGTGACCGTGAGTTGCGCGTAGGTGTCATTGGTCACGGGTTGTTGATCATTCGTCATTAATTCTGGATTGGATTTAGAACTATGGCCCCATGACGATTGCCCCGTAACCAATAGCAAGTTGATCTCTACTTGGCCTCCCTGGGGAGTGAACTTGATGGCATTGGAGAGCAAATTCCAAATAATTTGTTTGAGTCGTTCTGGATCTCCTGAAACCGTACAGGTTGTGGAGTCTAGCCGGGTTTTCAGACCTATGGATTTGGCCTCGGCTTGGGGATGCATCGCTTCCACAGTGACTTCAATTACCCCTACCAGATCAACCGGCGAGATCGACAGGTGAAGCTTGCCCCGAATGATGCGGGAAATATCCAGGACATCATCAATCAGGCGAGCCTGAGATCGGGCATTCCGTCCGATCGTTTCCAGCGCTCGGGCCGTGGTTGCTGCATCCAGGTTTCTGGTTTGCAGTAGCCTGGACCAACCCAGAATTGAATTCAGAGGGGTCCGCAGTTCATGGGAAACAAGGGCGAGAAACTCATCTTTCATTCGGTTGGCCGCTTCTGCCTGCTGACGAGCAGCCTGTTCCTGCAGCACCTGCTCCCGAATGGCTTCTGCCTGCTTCCGTTCTGTGATGTCTTCCAGGGTACCCACATGGCCCATCAAGGCCCCGTGGTCAGAGAACAGGGGCGATGTCCGAACATGGGCCCAGCACAAGCTACCATCCCCCCGTTGAAAGCGGTATTCATAGGAGAAGGTCTGGTGGTTTCGGATATTCTGGGTCCAATCTGCCATCGCCCTTGCCCGATCGTCAGGATGGAGGAATTGAGTCCAGCCTTCCTCCAAACTCTCTTCCAGGGTGAATCCACAGATAGCCTGACATTGGGGATTGGTGTAGGTACAGCGTCCGGCAATATCCAGCAGAAAAATACCCACGGGAGAACAGGCACTGAGGGAGCGGAAGCGGGCTTCACTCTGGCGCAATTCTGCATTGATGACCATCAACTGCCTGGATTGCCGTTCGACCTCAGCCGTTTTCTTATACAGGTCCACAAACACCGAGACTTTGGAAAGCAAAATCTCCGGATTAATCGGCTTCATCAAATAATCCACAGCCCCTAGGGCATATCCCTTGAAAATCAAAGTATCACTGGTGTTAAAGGCTGTCAGGAAAATGATGGGGGTATTCCGCGATCGTTCCCGCTGTCGGATCAGGGTGGCCGTTTCGAATCCGTCGAGCATGGGCATCTGCACATCCAGCAAGACCACGGCAAAATCCTGATTCAGCAAGCATCGGAGTGCTTCCGTACCCGACTGCGCTTTCACCAAATTTTGACCCAGTCTGCCTAAGATAGCCTCTAGCACCAGCAGATTTTCTGGATGGTCATCAACCAGGAGCACATTAACGGTCAACTCGTCCTGCATGGAACTATCCCTATCGATATAACCAAACTCGGAGCAAAGAAATCAAGTGTTCTGTATCCACGGGTTTTGTAATGTAATCAGAAGCGCCTGCTGCCAGACACTTTTCCCGATCCCCCTTCATTGCTTTTGCGGTCAGGGCAATGATGGGCAGGGTTTCCCGTGAGGGCATCTGACGCATGGCCTGCATGGTTTCGTAACCATCCATCTCCGGCATCATCACATCCATCAGGACAATGACGATCGCTGCATCACCCTCTAACAGAGCAATTCCATCCTGACCATTCTCGGCATACAGCACCTGCATCTGGTAGCGCTCTAGCAGGCTGGTGAGGGCAAAAATATTGCGGACATCATCATCCACAATCAGAATTTTTTTGCCTGCCAGAATGGGATCAGTTTGATGGAGTTGAACCAGCATCAGTTGCTGGGTAGTGGGCATATTGGTCTGAATGCGATGTAGAAAAAGAGCTGTTTCATCCAGCAATCTTTCTGGTGACTGGGCATCTTTCATGATGATGCGATCAGCGATGCATTGGAGTTCAGCCGTCTGCTGAGGGGTCAGATCTTGCCCGGTGTAAATGATAATGGGCAAGCGTTCCGACGCGAATTCCTGCCGGATCCGCTCAATCAGTTCCGGGCCACTCATATCAGGCAGCCCCAGATCTAGCACCATACAGTCAAATTGATCGGCCTTCAAGGCTTCCAGAGCTTCTGCGCCAGTACCCACAGCCGTACTACTGACATCTTCGGCCCCAACCAACTCCTGAATACTGTGTCGCTGGCTGGCGTCATCTTCCACAATCAGCAGATGCCTGACGGGTCGTTCCACAAACTCCTTCAGTCGGGCCAGAGCCTGGGCCAGAACTTCGCTGCGAATGGGTTTTTCTAAAAAGGCGATCGCCCCCTGCTTCAGACCTCGTTGTTCCCCGGCTTCGGCAGACATCAAATGCACAGGAATATGGCGGGTGCGGAGGTTGTGTTTCAAGCGATCAAGAACCATCCATCCGTTCAGACCGGGCAAGCACAGATCCAGCATGATCGCAGCCGGTTGAAACTCCTGGGCCATCGTCAGTCCCACATCCCCTCTGGGAGCTACCAGTCCCTTGAATCCCTGACGGCGAGCCATGTCTAACAGAATGCGGGCAAAGTGGGTGTCATCTTCGATCACCAGCAGGATCCGATCGCCAGGTTGGATGGTTTCCCGATCGTCCTCCAACTCATTTTCCAGCAGCCAGGCAGCCGTCTGGGCCTGGGACGTGTGCAGGGGCAGGGGTTCCCAAGCCCCTTCTCCCGATCGTCCCCCGGCCAGTATCATCCCCTCTCTGGACCTGCCGATCTCTGGTGACAGGTACGTTTGGGGTAGGTAAAGGGTAAATGTACTGCCCTGACCCAATTCACTGACCAGACAAATTTCACCCCCCAGCAACCGGGCAATTTCCCGACTGATCGAGAGGCCCAGTCCTGTCCCCCCATACTTGCGGGAGGTGGTGCCATCGGCCTGCTGGAAGGCTTCAAAAATCACCTGCTGCTTTTCAGCAGCAATTCCCACCCCCGTATCGCTAACCGCAAAGGCAATCACCGTATCGGCGCGATTCAGGG comes from the Leptolyngbya sp. 'hensonii' genome and includes:
- a CDS encoding ATP-binding protein translates to MQDELTVNVLLVDDHPENLLVLEAILGRLGQNLVKAQSGTEALRCLLNQDFAVVLLDVQMPMLDGFETATLIRQRERSRNTPIIFLTAFNTSDTLIFKGYALGAVDYLMKPINPEILLSKVSVFVDLYKKTAEVERQSRQLMVINAELRQSEARFRSLSACSPVGIFLLDIAGRCTYTNPQCQAICGFTLEESLEEGWTQFLHPDDRARAMADWTQNIRNHQTFSYEYRFQRGDGSLCWAHVRTSPLFSDHGALMGHVGTLEDITERKQAEAIREQVLQEQAARQQAEAANRMKDEFLALVSHELRTPLNSILGWSRLLQTRNLDAATTARALETIGRNARSQARLIDDVLDISRIIRGKLHLSISPVDLVGVIEVTVEAMHPQAEAKSIGLKTRLDSTTCTVSGDPERLKQIIWNLLSNAIKFTPQGGQVEINLLLVTGQSSWGHSSKSNPELMTNDQQPVTNDTYAQLTVTDTGIGISPDFLPYVFDRFRQADSSSTRSHGGLGLGLAIVRHLVELHGGRVQVHSEGKDRGATFTVLLPLLQPARRSNQAQNEIVGQIIAG
- a CDS encoding LysR family transcriptional regulator; the protein is MELRHLRYFIILAEELHFGRAAERLHIAQPPLSQQIRQLEVELGFQLFYRTKRKVQLTEAGQLFLGRCQDILQQLEQAIQLGQQAHRGEAGHLRVGFVGSAAYNVLPPILRAFRSQTPTVTLELQELTTDQQLRWLQEGRIDIGFVRPPVKGSTIHSTVIFQESLIVALPESHILTTQTHVATKSLFQESFILFPRSLAPGLYDPIISLCRQAGFSPQIAQEAIQMQTIVSLVAAEMGVAIVPASLQNLQRQGVVYKTLQEETPTVELALIWRVHPSPTVQRFLEIAGSNWQPDPVNQDCQQG